The following is a genomic window from Streptomyces sp. BHT-5-2.
CCTCGTCGAGCAGGGCCGCGGCGCGGTCCGGGTCGGCGGCGTCCAGCGCCCGGCCGCCCTCCGCCGTCAGCCGCTCGAAGCGGTGCAGATCGACCGCGTCCGGCTCGGCGGACAGCAGATAGCCGCCGTCCACGGAGGCGATCGCGGAGCGGCCCAGGGCCCGGCGCAGCCGGCCGACCAGTGCCTGCAGGGCGCCGGGTGCGTCGGCCGGCGGGTCCATGCCCCAGACGTCGGCGATCAGGACGTCCACGGGCAGCGCCCGGCCGGGGCGCAGCGCGAACGCGGCGAGCAGGGCGCGCAGCCGAGCGCCGCCGAGGGCGACGGGGGTGCCGTCGGCCCGGCCGGCCCGGGTGGTGCCGAGAATTCCGTAGCGCACCGGGCCATTGTCGCCCGCCGCCGGAACTCCCCGCGTACCGAGCGGCGTTTCCGGATACGGGGCGTGCCCGGCCGGACCCGGCCCGGCCCGTGCGCCGGCGGCGGTACGGCGGTTACGGTCGGGGGCGGCCCGTCCGCGGCCCGCGGACCGGACGACCCCGCCCGCGACCGACCGCCCATGACCGACCCCCTGGGAGCCCCGTACCGATGACCACCGCAATCCCGCGCGCCGACCGCCGCGTCAGCCCGGTCTTCCTCGCGCTCGTCGCCGTCCTGGCGGTCTCCGGCTGGGCCGTCTGGAGCGGGACGCTCGCGGCCAGCACCGGCTTCGCGGTCTTCCTGTTCGTGACGGCGGCCTGGGTGGTGTCGCTGTGCCTGCACGAGTACGCGCACGCCCGCACCGCGCTGCACGGCGGGGACATCACGGTGGGCGCGAAGGGCTATCTCACCCTCAACCCGTTCGTCTACTCCCATGCGCTGCTGAGCATCGTGCTGCCGGTGCTCTTCGTGATCATGGGCGGGATCGGGCTGCCGGGCGGCGCGGTGTTCATCGAACGCGGCCGGATCCGGGGCCGCTGGCGGCACAGCCTGATCTCGGCGGCCGGGCCGCTGACCAACGCGCTGTTCGCCGCGGTGGTCAGCGCGCCGTTCTGGCTGCACGCCCTGGACGGCATCCCGGACCCGTTCCGCTACGCACTGGCGTTCCTGGCGCTGCTCCAGGTGACCGCCGCGATCCTGAACTTCCTGCCGGTGCCCGGGCTGGACGGCTACGGCGTGCTCGAACCGTGGCTGTCGGAGCGGCTGCGGCGGCAGGTCGCGCCGTACGCGCCGTTCGGGATGCTGGCGGTCTTCGGGCTGCTGTGGGTGCCCGAGATCAACCAGGTCTTCTTCGAGCTGGTGCACACGGTCCTGCGGGGGCTCGGCGTCTCGGCCTGGGACACCTACTGGGGCCAGGAGTTCTTCCGCTTCTGGCAGGGCGAGCCGCAGGTGCCGCAGCTCGGCGGGGCGGCGTAGGGAAGCTCACCGGGCCCGCCGGCGAGGGCCGGTCAGGCGGCGGGGTCGCCGGCGGCCTCGGCCCGGCGGGCCCGCTCCAGCTTCGCCTTGCGGAAGTAGAACCACGCCATGTTGCTGGAGACGCCCGCCAGCAGGACCCACACGATGCCGACGAAGCTGCCCTCGACGAAGGAGACCACCGCCGCGGCGACGGCGAGCACGCAGACGGCGAGGGCGAGGACGGCGAGGCGCCGGTCCGGTCCGGGCGGGGGCAGGGAGGGCATCGGGTCGGCTCCTGTCGGGTCGTGCGGTCCGTCCCAGTGTCCCTTATGCCGGGCGGCGCCCCGCCGCCCCCTCCCCCGCCCGGGCCCGGACGTCGGTGAGGGGTCGGCTCAGACGTCGGTGACCCGGAGCCCGGCGTGCGCCTTGTAGCGGCGGTTGACCGAGATCAGGTTGGCGACCAGCGACTCGACCTGGTGGGCGTTGCGCAGCCGGCCGGCGAAGACACCGCGCATCCCGGGGATGCGGGCGGTCAGCGCCTGCACCAGGTCGGTGTCGGCGCGGCGCTCGCCGAGCACCATCACATCGGTGTCGATCTCGGCGATCTCCGGGTCCTGGAGCAGGACGGCGGAGAGGTGGTGGAAGGCGGCGGTGACCCGGGACTCCGGCAGCAGCGCGGCGGCCTGCTCGGCGGCGCTGCCCTCCTCGGGCTTGAGCGCGTAGGCGCCCTTCTTGTCGAAGCCGAGCGGGTTGACGCAGTCGATCACCAGCTTGCCGGCCAGCTCCGCGCGGAGCGCCTCCAGGGTCTTGGCGTGGCCCTCCCAGGGCACCGCGACGATCACCACGTCGCTGCGCCGGGCGCAGTCGGCGTTGGCGGCGCCCGCGACGCCCAGGCCCAGCTCGGCGGCGGCGGTCTCTGCCCGCTCGGCGGCCCGGGAGCCGATGATCACCTTGTGGCCGGCCCGGGCGAACCGGTAGGCCAGGCCGCGGCCCTGGTCGCCGGTGCCGCCGAGGACGCCGATCACCAGACCGGAGACGTCCGGCAGGTCCCAGGGGTCGCGGGCGGCCGGCTCGGCGGCGGACGAGGGCTCGGCCGGGGTCCCGGCCGGGGTGGCAGCAGCGTCGGAAGTAGTCATGACAGCGATACTGTCACGCCCCGGCGGGGTGCCGGGAGCACGGTCACGCCTTGACTCCGCCCTCGGCCAGCCCGGTGCGCCAGTACCGCTGGAGCACCGTCATCAGGACCATCAGCGGCAGTACGGACAGCAGCGCGCCGCCGACCGTGTACTGGTAGAGCACCGGCTGCCGGTCCGCGTAGCCCAGCCACGTCGTCAGCCCCAACTGGACCGGGTAGAGGCCGGAGTCGGAGAGCATCACCAGCGGCAGGAAGTAGTTGTTCCAGATGTGCACGAACTGGAACAGGAAGACGGTGACCAGCGCCGGGCCCATCAGCCGCAGCCCCAGCCCGGCGAAGATGCGCGCCTCGCCCGCGCCGTCGATCCGGGCCGCCTCCAGGAGCGCGTCCGGCACCGCGGCGGCCGCGTAGATCCGGCACAGATAGACGCCGAACGGGCTGACCACGCTGGGGATCAGCACCGCCGCGTAGCTGTCGGCCAGGCCCAGCGCGCTGAAGAGGAAGTACAGCGGCAGGGCCAGCGCGGTGGACGGGATCAGCACCCCGGCCAGCACCAGGCCGAAGACCGTCTCCCGCCCCCGGAACGGGAACTTGGCCAGCGCGTAGCCCGCGGCGGCGGACAGCAGGGTGGCGCAGACCGCGCCGGCCCCGGCGTAGAGCAGGGAGTTGGCGAACCAGCGGACGTAGACGCCGTGGTCGTAGGCGAGGACGGCGGCGAGGTGGTCCAGCGGCCGCGGGTGGTCGGAGAACCAGAAGCCGAAGGTGCCGAAGAGGTCGGCGCTGTTCTTGGTGGCGGAGACCACCAGCCAGTAGACGGGGGCGAGGAAGTAGAGGGCGGCGACGGCCAGCAGGGAGCTGGTGACGATCCGGTGGCGCACCGGGACCCGGCTGCTCATCGGCGGTCCTTCCCGCGCCCGCCGGCCAGCCGCAGGAAGCCGAACGAGGCCGCGCACGCCACCAGCGCCAGCAGCACCGCCTCGGCCGCCGCCCGGTGCTGGTTGCCGCCGACGAACGCCTCGCTGTAGGCGTGCAGGTTGGGGGTGTAGCCGGAGTCGATGGAGGAGGTCAGCGGGCGCAGCACCATCGGCTCGGCGAACAGCTGGAGGGTGCCGATGATGCTGAAGACGGTGGTGAGCACCAGCGCCGGGCGGAGCAGCGGGAGCTTGATGTGGCGGGCCACCTGCCAGGCGCTCGCGCCGTCGATCCGCGCGGCCTCGTACAGCTCGCCGGGGACGGACTTCAGCTGGGCGATCAGCACCAGCATGGTGTAGCCGGTGAACTGCCAGGTGACGATGTTGGCCAGGGACCACAGCACGCTGCCGCGGGAGAGGAAGTCGACGTCCCAGCCCGCGCCTTGGGCGATCCGCACCAGCGGGCTGAGGCCGGGGACGTAGAGGAAGCCCCACAGGATCGAGGCGATCACCCCGGGCACCCCGTAGGGCAGGAAGAAGGCGCCGCGGAAAAAGGCGACCCAGCGGGCGGCGGCGCTCTCCAGGAGCAGCGCCAGCGCGGTGGCGAGCACGGTCATCAGCGGGATCTGCACGGCCCCGAAGAGCAGCACCCGGCCGAAGCCGGCCAGGAACCGGTCGTCGGCCAGCGCCTGGGCGTAGTTGGCGAGGCCGGCGAACACCTCGCGCTCCGTGCCGAGGCCGAGCGGCCCGGTCCGCGTGGTGCGCCGCAGGCTGGTCCACACCGCGTAGCAGACGGGGGCGAGGTAGCAGAGGGCGAAGACGGCGAGGAAGGGCAGCACGAAGCCGGCCGCGGCCCCGGCGTTGCGGCCGCCGGGGCGCCCGGTCCGGTGCGCGGCCCGGCGCGGGCGCCGCGCGGTGGCCGTCCCGGCCGCGGACCCGCCGCGTCCGCTCGGGTGCCGTTCTCCGCCTTTCATCTGCCGCTCTCCGCCTTCAGGCCCTTGTCCCGCAGGTCGGCGACGGTCTGGGCCTGCACCTTGGTGAGCACCGAGCGGAACGAGCCGCCGTCGGCCAGCGCGTCGGTGAAGGCGTCGCCGAGCCGCTGGAAGAGGGTGTCCACGCCCGGCCCCCATTGCCAGCTGGTGTCCACGTGCGCCCCGGCGTCGGCGAAGACCCGGCTGTAGGGCTGGCCGCCGAAGAAGTCCTTGTCGGCGTCGAGGGCGGCGGCGGGGTAGCCGGCCTTGACGCTGGGGAAGCCGTAGCCGCCCTTGATGAGCAGGGCGACCGACTGCGGGTCGGTGTTGAGCCAGACGGCGAAGTCCAGGGCGTCCCGGGGGTAGCCGGCCTTGGCGAAGACGGCGGTGGTGGAGCCGCCCCAGTTGGCGTAGGCCCGGCCGCCGGGGCGCCACTGGGGCAGCGGGGCGGCCCGCCACTTCCCCTTGGTGCCGGGCGCGTTGCCGGCCAGCAGGGCGTCGCCCCAACTGGCGCCCACCCAGGCGGGGACGGCGCCGGTCTGGAGGTCCTTGTACCAGGCGTCCCGGCGGTCCGGGACGGTCAGTACGAGCTTCCGGCGGACCAGCGCCTCCCAGTAGTCGGCGACCCGGCGGGTGGGGGCGTCGTCGAGGTGCACGATCCAGGTGTCGCCGTGGGTGGCGTACCAGCGGGCGCCGGCCTGCCAGGCCAGGCCGGCGAAGCGGTTGCCGTTGGTGGGGGCGAAGGTCTCGATCCAGGCGCCGTGCCGCCGGATCTCCTTGGCGGCGGTCTCGTAGTCGTCCCATGTCCGCGGCACCTGGATGCCCCAACGGTCGAAGAGGTCCTGGCGGACGAAGAGCCCCATCGGCCCGCTGGCCTGCGGGACGGCGTAGATACCGGAGCCGAAGACGGCCTGCCGCCACTGCCAGGCGAAGAACTTGTCGCGGTGCCGGGCGGCGCCGAGCGGGGCGAGGTCGCGCAGCCCGCCGTCCAGGAGGAAGCCGGGGATCACCGGGAACTCGATCTGGCCGAGGTCGGGCGGGTTGCCGGCCTTGATCGCGGCGTGCATCTTGGCGTACTGCTCGCCGTTGACCGCCGACACCTTCTCTACCCTGACCCGGACTTCGGGGTTGCGGCGGTTCCACAGGTCCACGGGGCGGTCGATGCCCGGCACCCAGGACCAGAAGGTGAGGGTGATCCGCTGGCCCTTCTTCCGCTCCCGGGGCGCACCACCACCGCCGGCGTCGCCGCCGCAGCCGGTGAGCGCGGCGCCGGCGGCGGCCGCGGCCGCCCCGCCCAGGACCGTTCTCCGGCGGACGCCGCCGCGGGGGCTGTCTGTGCTGGTCATGCCGGCTCCTTGACGGGGATGCGGCGGAAGGTGAGGGTCTCGCGGGCGCTGCCGGCGCCCGTCGGCTCACCCCTCAGCGGGGCGGGACGTAGGACGTCCCTTGTCCTGCGGACGATAAGAAGGCCCCAACTACCCGTCAAGGCACGGCACATGACGCTTTTCCGTGTCGGCGACGACACCGGCGACGCGGGATGAAATCCCGGTGAACGGGCGGGCGGGCACGGCACACGGAGCCCCGCCCGGCCCTTCGGGCGGCCCCCGGGCGCCCGGTACCAGGCGTCGCGGACCCCCGCCGGCCCGTCGGACAGGCCCTACGCCGTCAGCCGCCGCCGGATGCCGTCGAAGTGCCGGTGCATCGCGGCCACCGCCCGCTCCCCGTCGCCCGCCTCCAGCGCGTCGACGATCTCCGCGTGCTGGCGGTAGGTCACCTCCGGGTCCGGCCGGACGTCGGCGAGGTCCTCGCGGACCCGGCGCAGCGCCGCCCAGAACGCGTCCAGCACCTCGCTCAGCAGGTGGTTGCCGAGCGACCGGTACAGCGCGAGGTGGAAGGCCCGGTCGGTGGCGCTGAGCACCTCGCCGCCGCGCGCCTCCTCGGCCATCCGCTGCACCAGCCCCCTGAGGACCGTGAGGTCCGCCTCCGGCAGGCCGCGCGCCACCGTGCCGATCAGGCCGGCCTCCAGGGCCTCCCGGACCTCCATCAGCTCGTACAGGCTGGGCTCGCCCTGGTGGTGGCGGACCGCGGCCCGGAAGGCGACGCCCTCGACGAACGGCTCCAGGCTGAGCGCGCCGACGTAGGTGCCGAAGCCGTGCCGGATCTCGACGATCCGCATGGCCTGCAGCGCCTTGAGCGCCTCGCGGACCGAGTTGCGGCTGACGTCGAGCATGGCGACCAGCTCGGTCTCGGTGGGCAGCGGGTCGCCCGGCGTCAGCCCGCGATCCAGGATCAGCTGCTTGATCCGTGCCTGGACGTCCTCGGACATCGTCCCTCGCGCCATCCCCATCGCCCTCTTCCGTCTCCCGCACCTCATGTGCCGTGCGCTGTCGGCCTGTTCGGCCGCCACCAGGGCGGCGCTCCTTGACCGGGTACCTGCGCGCAGCCCTATTGTGAACCGCGATATCGGACATCCCATGTCCGATGTCCCAGCTCAGCGCAGCCCTTGGAGCCCTCATGGCACTCACCGCCCCGCTGCACGGCGTCATCCCACCGGTCTGCACCCCGCTCGACCCGCACGGCGAGGTCGACACCGCCTCCCTCGCCCGCCTGGTCCGCCGCCTCCTCGACGCCGGGGTGCACGGCCTGTTCGCCCTCGGGTCCACCGGCGAGGCGGCCTATCTGACCGACCGCCAGCGGGCCATCGCTTTGGAGACGGTGGTCACCGCGGCCGCCGGCCGGGCCCCGGTCCTGGCCGGGGTCATCGACACCACCACCGCCCGCGTCCTGGAGCACGCCCGGACCGCCACCGCGCTCGGCGCCGACGCCCTGGTCGCCACCGCCCCCTTCTACGTCCGCACCCACCCCCGCGAGATCGCCGCCCACTTCCGGCGGCTGCGCACCGCCACCGGGATGCCGCTGATCGCCTACGACATCCCGGTGTCGGTGCCCGGCAGGCTCTCCCCCGCCCTGGTCCGCGCGCTGGCCGAGGACGGCACCCTGGCCGGGCTCAAGGACTCCAGCGGCGACGACGGCGCGCTGCGCCGGCTGCTGGTCGGGCTCGGCGGCCGCACCGCCCGGCGCACCGGCCCCGCGCCCGCCTTCGCCGTCCTCAGCGGCTCCGAACTCGCCGCGGACTCGGCGCTGTTGGCGGGGGTCGACGGCATCGTCCCGGGCCTGGGCAACGTCGACCCGGCGGGCTACGTACGGCTCCACGACGCCGCCCGAGCCGGCGACTGGCCCCGGGCGGCCGCCGAACAGGAGCGGCTGGTCGCCCTGTTCGACCTCACCGACACCGGCCCGGAGGCCGAGATGGGCCGCGGCTCCTCCGCCCTCGGCGGCTTCAAGGCGGCGCTCCGGCTGCTCGGTGTGATCGCCCACCGCGACACCGCCGCGCCGCAGATCCCGCTGAGCGAGGAGTCGGTGGCGGAGGTGGGACGTCGGCTGACCGAGGCGGGGCTGCTCCCGGCTCCGCACCCCCCGTACGGGTGACACCGCCCGCTCCGGCCCCCGCCGGGCCCGCCCGTGCGGCACCATGCCGCGCCATGGATGCCGTACGCGTCGCCCTGCTGCGCGAGGTCCTCGCCGGGACCGAGTGGATCGAGGCCACCCGCCGCTTCGCCGGTTCGCTGCGGGCCGCCGTCGCCCCGCACGGCGGCGGTCTGCTGCTGGTCGGCACCGCCGGCTACGAGCCCTGGCACCTGGCCGCCCACCTCGACGACGAGGCCGCCTGGTCGGGCCTGCCGGAGCTGTCGCCCACCCTCGTCCGCCACCGGATCCCGGCCGGGGCGCCCGCGCACCTCGCGGTGGGCCCCGGACGGCTGGCGGCCGCCGGGCGCGGCGCGACGCTGCTGGTGGTGACGCCGGAGCGGCCGGACGACGGGCTGCTGGAGCGGGTGCACGACGCGCGCCGCAACGGCGCGACGGTGCTCGCGCTGGGCTCCGGCGACCGCGATCTGCACTCCCTGGCCCACGACGCGCTGGCCGCCGCCCCACCGCCGGAGGAGGAGCCCACGGCCGCCCCGGCCGACCCCGGCATCCGGGACGCCCCGGACCTCCCGCGGCCCGCGGACCTCGACCTGGACACCGTCCAGCACCTGGTCAGCGCCGCCGCCGGGGAGAACAGCCGGCCCGCGCCGCGGCACCGCCGCCGCTTCCGCGACCGCCTGGCCCGGCTCGCCGAAACCCTGGCGGCCCCACCGCCCCCGCGCTGGTGAGCCCCTCCGGGCCGGCAGGGGCGGCGCCACGGGACGCCGGACAGGGCCTACGCCCGGCCGTCCCCCTCGCCCTTGCCTCCGCTGCCGCCCTTGCCCATGTCGTGCCACCTGGGGTCGGTCTCCCACTCCAGGTTGCGCTCGCGGGCGGTCTCCATGGCGTGCGACGCCTCCTCGCGGGTGACATAAGGGCCGAAGCGGTCGGCCGCGCGGCACTGCGGCCCCTCCTCGACCGTCCCGTGCTTGAGGCAGTAGAACCACTCGCCCGGTTTGCCGACCGTCCGCCGTTTGAACAGCGCCATTGCCGCCTCCTGTGCTGGGTTCCCGTGCCACCATCCTGCCCGACGGCCCGCGGATACACTCGCTGGCATGTCTGGCCAGTCGCTTCTTGTCCCGGGGGACATCTCCCCCACCCGCCATGTCCCCGCCTCGATCCGCCGCCCCGAGTACGTGGGAAAGCCCGCGCCCACGCCGTATACGGGGCCCGAGGTGCAGGACGCCGAAACGATCGAGCGGATGCGGGTCGCCGGCCGGATCGCCGCGCAGGCGATGGCGGAGGCCGCCAAGCACATCGCACCCGGCGTGACCACCGACGAACTGGACCGGGTCGCCCACGAGTTCATGTGCGACCACGGCGCCTACCCCTCCACGCTCGGCTACCGCGGCTTCCCCAAGTCCCTGTGCTCCTCGGTCAACGAGGTCATCTGCCACGGCATCCCCGACTCGACCGTCCTGCGGGACGGCGACATCGTGAACCTCGACGTGACCGCGTACATCGACGGCGTGCACGGCGACAACAACGCCACCTACCTGTGCGGTGACGTGGACGAGGAGTCGCGGCTGCTGGTGGAGCGGACCAAGGAGGCGCTCGACCGCGCGATCAAGGCCGTCAAGCCGGGCCGCCAGATCAACATCATCGGCCGGGTCATCGAGTCCTACGCCAAGCGCTTCGGCTACGGCGTGGTCCGCGACTTCACCGGCCACGGCATCAACTCGTCCTTCCACTCCGGCCTGATCGTCCCGCACTACGACAGCCCGCACCACACCACCGACATCAAGCCCGGCATGACCTTCACCATCGAGCCGATGCTGACGCTGGGCACGTACGAGTACGACATGTGGGAGGACGGCTGGACGGTGGTGACCAAGGACCGGAAGCGGACCGCGCAGTTCGAGCACACGCTGGTGGTCACGGAGACCGGCGCGGAGATCCTTACGCTGCCCTGATCCGGCCGGGAGTAGCGTTTTTACCGACAGGTTGTCGGGAACAGGTTGACCAGGGCCCGCCCTGTGTAGTCAGGTAACCCTGACCTGGCGGCTGCGCGCATCCGTCACGGCCTGTTCCCGCCGCACCACCGCGCGCCGCACGACTCCTGTCCGCGCTCTCCCGGTCCCCGGAGGCCCGCCTTGGAAGCGTCCCGCCCGACCCCGTCCTCCCCCGAGCCGTCGGCCCCGCTCGGGCAGGAGGAGACCCCGTCCTTCTCGACGGCCATCCGCACGGCCTCCCACGCCCAGCACACGGAGGCCGAGAACTCCCCGTTCATGGGCCACCTGCTGGGCGGCCGGCTCGGCGTCGCCGCCTACCGCCGCTACACCGAGCAGCTGTGGTTCGTCTACCGCGCGCTGGAGGACGTCCCGCAGCGGCTCGCCGCGGACCCGGTCGCGGGCCCCTTCCTCCGCCCGGAGCTGGCCCGCACCGCGGAGCTGGCGCGCGACCTCGCCCACCTCGGCGGCCCCGGCTGGCGCACCGGCCTGGCGCCGCTGCCGGCCACCGCCGCGTACGCCGAGCGGATAGCCGAGTGCGCCCGCAGCTGGCCGGCCGGCTATGTCGCCCACCACTACACCCGGTATCTGGGCGACCTCTCCGGCGGCCAGATCATCCGCGGCACCGCCGAGAAGACCTGGGGCTTCACGCGCAAGGGCGACGGCGTCCGGTTCTACGTCTTCAGCGGCATCGGCAACCCCGCCGCCTTCAAGCGGGAGTACCGCGAGCTGCTGGACGGGTTGCCGCTGGACGATCTGGAGAAGCAGCGGGTGATCGACGAGTGCCGGCGCGCGTTCGCGCTGAACGGCGCGGTCTTCCGGGAGTTGGCCGAGGAGTTCCCGCACACCGCCTGAGGCGGCGGGCCGGGGAGCTGCGCCCGCACCCCGGCCCGGCCGTCGGTCACGGCGCCTCCGGCACCCCGGCGCGCACCCGGCCGCCGATCTCGATCGTGCCGTCGGCGCACGGCCGGGTCAGCAGTTGCGAGCCGGCCCCCTGGCGGATGTCCAGGGCGCGGCCCAGCCGGTGCGTCAGCAGCAGGGCCGCGGCGCCGGTGGCCTCGTCCTCGACGACCCCGTCGCCGCGCCGCGGGAAGCCCCGGGCGCGGACGGTGCCCGCGGCCTCGTCCTGCCAGGCCCAGGCGTAGAGCCAGCCCTCGCCGGGCGGCGGCGCGGGCAGCGCGTCCACCTCGGCGGCCGAGCCGTAACGCTCGACGCGGCGCTCGGGGAC
Proteins encoded in this region:
- a CDS encoding heme oxygenase (biliverdin-producing), with protein sequence MEASRPTPSSPEPSAPLGQEETPSFSTAIRTASHAQHTEAENSPFMGHLLGGRLGVAAYRRYTEQLWFVYRALEDVPQRLAADPVAGPFLRPELARTAELARDLAHLGGPGWRTGLAPLPATAAYAERIAECARSWPAGYVAHHYTRYLGDLSGGQIIRGTAEKTWGFTRKGDGVRFYVFSGIGNPAAFKREYRELLDGLPLDDLEKQRVIDECRRAFALNGAVFRELAEEFPHTA
- a CDS encoding site-2 protease family protein; its protein translation is MTTAIPRADRRVSPVFLALVAVLAVSGWAVWSGTLAASTGFAVFLFVTAAWVVSLCLHEYAHARTALHGGDITVGAKGYLTLNPFVYSHALLSIVLPVLFVIMGGIGLPGGAVFIERGRIRGRWRHSLISAAGPLTNALFAAVVSAPFWLHALDGIPDPFRYALAFLALLQVTAAILNFLPVPGLDGYGVLEPWLSERLRRQVAPYAPFGMLAVFGLLWVPEINQVFFELVHTVLRGLGVSAWDTYWGQEFFRFWQGEPQVPQLGGAA
- a CDS encoding dihydrodipicolinate synthase family protein, with the translated sequence MALTAPLHGVIPPVCTPLDPHGEVDTASLARLVRRLLDAGVHGLFALGSTGEAAYLTDRQRAIALETVVTAAAGRAPVLAGVIDTTTARVLEHARTATALGADALVATAPFYVRTHPREIAAHFRRLRTATGMPLIAYDIPVSVPGRLSPALVRALAEDGTLAGLKDSSGDDGALRRLLVGLGGRTARRTGPAPAFAVLSGSELAADSALLAGVDGIVPGLGNVDPAGYVRLHDAARAGDWPRAAAEQERLVALFDLTDTGPEAEMGRGSSALGGFKAALRLLGVIAHRDTAAPQIPLSEESVAEVGRRLTEAGLLPAPHPPYG
- a CDS encoding carbohydrate ABC transporter permease, producing MKGGERHPSGRGGSAAGTATARRPRRAAHRTGRPGGRNAGAAAGFVLPFLAVFALCYLAPVCYAVWTSLRRTTRTGPLGLGTEREVFAGLANYAQALADDRFLAGFGRVLLFGAVQIPLMTVLATALALLLESAAARWVAFFRGAFFLPYGVPGVIASILWGFLYVPGLSPLVRIAQGAGWDVDFLSRGSVLWSLANIVTWQFTGYTMLVLIAQLKSVPGELYEAARIDGASAWQVARHIKLPLLRPALVLTTVFSIIGTLQLFAEPMVLRPLTSSIDSGYTPNLHAYSEAFVGGNQHRAAAEAVLLALVACAASFGFLRLAGGRGKDRR
- a CDS encoding ABC transporter substrate-binding protein, producing the protein MTSTDSPRGGVRRRTVLGGAAAAAAGAALTGCGGDAGGGGAPRERKKGQRITLTFWSWVPGIDRPVDLWNRRNPEVRVRVEKVSAVNGEQYAKMHAAIKAGNPPDLGQIEFPVIPGFLLDGGLRDLAPLGAARHRDKFFAWQWRQAVFGSGIYAVPQASGPMGLFVRQDLFDRWGIQVPRTWDDYETAAKEIRRHGAWIETFAPTNGNRFAGLAWQAGARWYATHGDTWIVHLDDAPTRRVADYWEALVRRKLVLTVPDRRDAWYKDLQTGAVPAWVGASWGDALLAGNAPGTKGKWRAAPLPQWRPGGRAYANWGGSTTAVFAKAGYPRDALDFAVWLNTDPQSVALLIKGGYGFPSVKAGYPAAALDADKDFFGGQPYSRVFADAGAHVDTSWQWGPGVDTLFQRLGDAFTDALADGGSFRSVLTKVQAQTVADLRDKGLKAESGR
- the npdG gene encoding NADPH-dependent F420 reductase — translated: MTTSDAAATPAGTPAEPSSAAEPAARDPWDLPDVSGLVIGVLGGTGDQGRGLAYRFARAGHKVIIGSRAAERAETAAAELGLGVAGAANADCARRSDVVIVAVPWEGHAKTLEALRAELAGKLVIDCVNPLGFDKKGAYALKPEEGSAAEQAAALLPESRVTAAFHHLSAVLLQDPEIAEIDTDVMVLGERRADTDLVQALTARIPGMRGVFAGRLRNAHQVESLVANLISVNRRYKAHAGLRVTDV
- a CDS encoding FadR/GntR family transcriptional regulator; translated protein: MARGTMSEDVQARIKQLILDRGLTPGDPLPTETELVAMLDVSRNSVREALKALQAMRIVEIRHGFGTYVGALSLEPFVEGVAFRAAVRHHQGEPSLYELMEVREALEAGLIGTVARGLPEADLTVLRGLVQRMAEEARGGEVLSATDRAFHLALYRSLGNHLLSEVLDAFWAALRRVREDLADVRPDPEVTYRQHAEIVDALEAGDGERAVAAMHRHFDGIRRRLTA
- a CDS encoding carbohydrate ABC transporter permease, with translation MSSRVPVRHRIVTSSLLAVAALYFLAPVYWLVVSATKNSADLFGTFGFWFSDHPRPLDHLAAVLAYDHGVYVRWFANSLLYAGAGAVCATLLSAAAGYALAKFPFRGRETVFGLVLAGVLIPSTALALPLYFLFSALGLADSYAAVLIPSVVSPFGVYLCRIYAAAAVPDALLEAARIDGAGEARIFAGLGLRLMGPALVTVFLFQFVHIWNNYFLPLVMLSDSGLYPVQLGLTTWLGYADRQPVLYQYTVGGALLSVLPLMVLMTVLQRYWRTGLAEGGVKA
- the map gene encoding type I methionyl aminopeptidase yields the protein MSGQSLLVPGDISPTRHVPASIRRPEYVGKPAPTPYTGPEVQDAETIERMRVAGRIAAQAMAEAAKHIAPGVTTDELDRVAHEFMCDHGAYPSTLGYRGFPKSLCSSVNEVICHGIPDSTVLRDGDIVNLDVTAYIDGVHGDNNATYLCGDVDEESRLLVERTKEALDRAIKAVKPGRQINIIGRVIESYAKRFGYGVVRDFTGHGINSSFHSGLIVPHYDSPHHTTDIKPGMTFTIEPMLTLGTYEYDMWEDGWTVVTKDRKRTAQFEHTLVVTETGAEILTLP